In Thalassotalea fonticola, a single genomic region encodes these proteins:
- a CDS encoding cupin-like domain-containing protein — MKIHDLNLEQIERVEIKSEDNVRELLATARRPIILTGLENDLSFLSDFNLDSLSQLNENVRTQRPNSDGVNYFFQYTNMPMSEFIERIRNGENLYAGARKVLDSGGVPTNFAGLLDMADKLKIPSWIERSRIYNACLWVGAGGNRTLLHYDAWDTVQMIGEGEKEYFVFPPEESERLHQHGIFDFKALIAGQVLHSKIRPLDVQERYQETFSKLKGFRGKYSAGEVMFVPAGFWHYVESSGLNIAVNFFIHFVDRSLQFKEPLRTYWIKANITSRPIDWYWALRGRAGTLYRRLFKPQRV; from the coding sequence TGAGATCAAATCGGAAGATAATGTGCGAGAACTTTTAGCGACGGCTCGCCGTCCAATAATTTTAACTGGTTTGGAGAATGACCTCAGCTTTCTCAGTGACTTCAACCTTGACTCTCTATCTCAATTAAACGAAAACGTCAGAACCCAGCGTCCGAATTCTGATGGTGTTAACTATTTCTTCCAGTATACCAATATGCCGATGTCGGAATTTATCGAACGAATTCGTAATGGTGAAAACCTTTATGCCGGAGCTAGAAAAGTATTGGATTCGGGAGGGGTACCAACAAATTTTGCCGGACTGTTAGATATGGCCGACAAGCTAAAAATACCATCATGGATAGAGCGTTCACGCATCTATAATGCCTGTCTTTGGGTGGGGGCCGGCGGCAATCGAACCCTGCTGCACTACGATGCATGGGATACTGTACAAATGATTGGCGAAGGCGAAAAAGAGTATTTTGTTTTTCCACCTGAAGAATCTGAGCGATTACATCAACACGGTATTTTTGATTTTAAGGCATTAATTGCCGGGCAAGTACTGCACAGTAAAATACGTCCGCTAGATGTTCAGGAGCGCTACCAGGAGACGTTTTCTAAACTTAAGGGGTTTCGCGGTAAGTACTCTGCGGGGGAAGTCATGTTTGTGCCAGCGGGTTTCTGGCATTATGTTGAATCATCGGGCTTAAACATTGCGGTGAACTTTTTTATTCATTTTGTTGATCGTAGTTTGCAATTTAAAGAGCCATTGAGAACATATTGGATCAAGGCCAATATAACGAGCCGACCTATCGACTGGTATTGGGCGCTGCGAGGGCGTGCTGGCACATTATATCGTCGACTGTTCAAACCGCAAAGAGTGTAG
- a CDS encoding oligosaccharide flippase family protein produces MKNLSTERRLITSSVFRFVEKAVIVISSLLLTPFLINTLGQSQYGLWILILSILGWFRVIQLGFPSAVQRYITLYLEQQKFNAVNQVFSTSLVLFSILGLIAASLLILLSQTPEVLGAQSSHQVTLSLAFLIFSLKVFWDLCMTSINAFFSGLIRFDVDANLSSLNVIIKSVLIYLLITDLNISGAIIAVMVADITSNLAKIYYVKRLYPRLEFKFSLVSLAELKKLFSFAKHIIAVGFTKAINTRIDPFIISKIFDLNAVAFYSVADRLASHVEQFSLTVSGVFQPVFTKMVASKENMEGLFLQVSFLNLFIASALYCPLLIFGESFLTLWIGSEFSQAIVLINILVFALICSAFSISITHVLIAQANHKLVAPLYFVAALINLGLSILLAQYFGLKGVAIGTAIGSFLANVVFCLLMLKRYNHFDLRALIQRFLFCILMLFVIGLSGQYMVKTYLQLTWISLSLSVLVCLPLTTWIFWLIILPSAMKKQIIKYLKQNIKTSVGLKFSLFFKSKDLR; encoded by the coding sequence ATGAAGAATTTATCTACCGAACGAAGACTTATTACCAGCTCAGTATTTCGATTTGTCGAGAAAGCCGTAATCGTAATATCATCATTATTGCTTACCCCTTTTCTAATAAATACCTTAGGGCAATCTCAATATGGTTTATGGATTTTAATTTTATCCATATTGGGTTGGTTTAGAGTTATTCAATTAGGTTTTCCAAGTGCAGTACAGCGCTATATCACCCTTTACTTGGAGCAACAGAAATTTAACGCTGTCAATCAAGTCTTTTCCACCAGTCTTGTCTTATTTTCAATTCTAGGTTTAATTGCGGCTAGTTTATTAATATTGTTATCTCAAACCCCCGAAGTTTTAGGAGCCCAAAGCAGCCATCAAGTAACTCTTTCCTTGGCATTCTTAATATTTAGCTTGAAGGTGTTCTGGGATCTTTGCATGACCTCAATTAATGCTTTTTTCTCCGGCTTAATACGTTTTGATGTGGACGCGAATTTATCATCACTAAATGTCATCATAAAGTCGGTGCTCATTTATCTACTTATTACAGATTTAAATATTTCGGGCGCTATCATTGCTGTGATGGTCGCTGACATAACCTCCAACTTGGCAAAAATATATTATGTTAAAAGACTTTATCCCAGGTTAGAATTTAAATTTAGCTTAGTGAGTCTTGCCGAATTGAAAAAGCTTTTTTCTTTTGCTAAGCATATTATCGCAGTAGGGTTTACGAAAGCCATTAACACCCGCATCGATCCCTTTATCATCAGTAAAATATTCGATTTAAACGCAGTAGCGTTCTACAGTGTCGCCGATCGGCTGGCAAGCCATGTTGAGCAATTCAGTTTAACAGTATCAGGAGTCTTTCAACCGGTATTTACAAAAATGGTCGCTAGTAAGGAAAACATGGAAGGTTTATTTTTACAAGTGTCTTTTTTAAATCTATTTATTGCGAGTGCTTTATATTGCCCCTTGCTTATTTTTGGTGAAAGTTTTTTAACGCTATGGATCGGGAGTGAATTTAGCCAGGCGATTGTCTTAATAAACATCTTAGTATTTGCTTTAATATGCTCGGCGTTTTCGATATCCATAACCCATGTGTTGATTGCCCAGGCTAACCATAAACTTGTTGCCCCTCTTTATTTTGTCGCAGCTTTAATCAATCTGGGCCTTTCTATTTTATTAGCTCAGTACTTTGGTTTAAAGGGAGTAGCGATAGGTACTGCTATAGGTTCATTTTTAGCTAACGTTGTATTTTGTCTGTTAATGTTAAAACGCTACAACCATTTTGATTTAAGGGCGTTGATTCAACGATTTTTATTTTGCATATTAATGCTTTTTGTTATTGGTTTATCCGGGCAGTATATGGTTAAAACTTATCTACAACTTACTTGGATAAGTTTGTCTTTATCTGTATTAGTGTGCCTGCCATTAACTACCTGGATTTTCTGGTTGATTATTTTGCCGTCAGCAATGAAAAAGCAAATCATTAAATACCTAAAACAAAATATAAAAACAAGCGTAGGGTTAAAGTTCTCCTTGTTCTTTAAAAGCAAAGATCTAAGATGA
- a CDS encoding glycosyltransferase has translation MKKVLVISNLYPSDWQPNKATFNKQQFDHLSKHCKLSILVPVAWPEWLRANKTQRRPKVSECGIDIRYPWYFYTPKMFPGLYSVFMLLSLLINSWRWIKRSKHEVLLASWAYPEGVVTSCLAKLLRKGFFIKVHGSDINDSCQYPLRAKQVVWACNQAQGVIAVSEALKKRLVSLGVKKDKVHLIYNGVDKEIFYADQQINRQNYLLYVGNLKANKGVTELISAFVTLRAKHPNLTLKVAGTGPMLPVMQKEIAQAGLNTAVDFLGSVAHKNIANLIRPAKLVILPSYAEGVPNIILESIACGTPVVSTTVGGIPEVVNSKVGVLVAPKNVEALTLGIETALNKTWSSNEISIHAAKFDWDLNALALAEQLLTNKRSLTKG, from the coding sequence ATGAAAAAAGTATTAGTTATTTCAAACCTTTACCCATCTGATTGGCAGCCAAACAAGGCAACATTTAATAAGCAACAATTCGACCATTTATCGAAGCATTGTAAATTGTCAATTTTAGTGCCAGTGGCATGGCCAGAGTGGTTGCGCGCAAATAAAACACAAAGACGGCCTAAAGTGTCTGAATGTGGCATTGATATTCGGTATCCATGGTATTTTTATACACCGAAAATGTTTCCTGGTTTATATAGTGTGTTTATGTTGCTGTCTTTATTAATTAATTCATGGCGTTGGATTAAACGAAGCAAGCACGAAGTCTTGTTAGCAAGTTGGGCATATCCGGAAGGCGTGGTTACCTCATGTTTAGCCAAATTACTCCGCAAAGGTTTTTTCATTAAAGTTCATGGCAGCGATATCAATGACTCTTGCCAGTATCCACTGCGTGCGAAACAAGTCGTCTGGGCATGTAATCAAGCGCAAGGTGTTATTGCTGTGAGCGAGGCATTGAAAAAAAGGTTAGTGTCTCTGGGGGTCAAAAAAGACAAGGTTCATTTGATTTACAATGGCGTTGATAAAGAAATATTCTATGCCGATCAACAAATAAACCGTCAAAATTATTTGCTTTATGTGGGTAACCTAAAAGCCAACAAAGGGGTTACCGAATTAATATCAGCGTTCGTGACTTTGCGTGCCAAACATCCAAACCTAACATTGAAAGTTGCAGGAACCGGGCCAATGCTACCGGTGATGCAAAAGGAAATTGCGCAAGCCGGCTTGAACACTGCGGTTGATTTCTTAGGCTCTGTCGCACATAAAAACATTGCCAACCTTATTCGCCCTGCCAAACTGGTCATATTACCGAGTTACGCTGAAGGGGTACCAAATATCATATTAGAATCAATTGCTTGCGGCACACCGGTTGTTTCTACAACCGTTGGGGGAATACCCGAAGTAGTCAATAGTAAGGTGGGCGTTTTAGTTGCCCCAAAAAATGTAGAAGCATTAACCTTAGGTATTGAAACAGCATTAAACAAAACGTGGTCAAGCAATGAAATCAGTATACATGCGGCAAAATTTGACTGGGATTTAAATGCCCTTGCTCTGGCAGAGCAACTACTCACTAACAAAAGATCTTTAACCAAGGGCTGA
- a CDS encoding phenylacetate--CoA ligase family protein produces the protein MNVYEKLFKSCLFPVYEKLHGRNTTTLLKAAQQRLNGDLQHLKFFQLAQLKKLLSFCQQQVPYYQKQWQQLGFNPQDVNSIDDLQQLPVLTKQLVSEHYDELIPSTKRETNIKKSTGGSTGRPFHFELDKYSDETRQAIMWRGYGWLQAGLGRKTWYLWGVELGKLNWLKRVKDWSYHRFHNRKIANSFLLNQHTFCDYIEEINAYQPQAIVSYVAPLYALAKFINSQKITVFPPQIILTGAEALLEYQRQEIELAFKCKVINTYGCREFMLIAAECAKQQGLHINIDQLVVETVDEQLQQIYDEPGDILITDLHNYGMPLIRYMNGDQACLSNRVCSCGNPLPIMENISGRKLDIIRNVEGGVLPGEFFPHLIKDFKGIERFQVKQKMLASIDLYYQVNKHFIGDELTQIEQQVKLLLSDSFKVNFHLVESIALSKSGKHRVTISELEQ, from the coding sequence ATGAATGTATATGAGAAATTATTTAAATCTTGCTTATTTCCAGTCTATGAAAAGTTGCATGGTAGAAATACTACTACACTGCTAAAAGCCGCACAGCAGCGCCTTAATGGTGATCTACAACATCTCAAATTCTTTCAATTAGCCCAGTTAAAAAAATTGTTAAGCTTTTGTCAGCAGCAAGTTCCTTATTATCAAAAACAATGGCAGCAATTAGGGTTTAATCCTCAGGATGTAAATTCTATTGATGATTTGCAACAGTTACCAGTGCTCACCAAACAGTTGGTAAGCGAGCATTATGATGAGCTTATTCCTAGCACAAAACGGGAAACTAACATAAAAAAATCTACCGGAGGCTCAACCGGTCGACCATTTCATTTTGAATTAGATAAATATAGTGATGAGACTCGGCAAGCTATTATGTGGCGAGGCTATGGTTGGTTACAGGCTGGTCTTGGTCGAAAGACTTGGTACCTTTGGGGAGTCGAACTTGGAAAGCTGAATTGGCTCAAGCGCGTTAAAGATTGGTCGTACCATCGTTTTCACAATCGCAAAATTGCCAATTCATTTTTATTAAACCAACATACTTTTTGTGATTATATTGAAGAGATTAACGCATATCAACCACAAGCGATAGTGAGTTACGTTGCTCCCTTGTATGCTTTAGCAAAATTTATTAATAGTCAAAAAATAACCGTCTTTCCCCCACAAATTATACTCACCGGCGCCGAGGCGTTACTTGAATACCAAAGACAAGAAATTGAGTTGGCATTTAAGTGCAAAGTCATAAATACATATGGCTGTCGTGAATTTATGTTAATCGCCGCTGAATGTGCAAAGCAGCAAGGATTGCACATTAATATTGATCAATTAGTCGTTGAAACCGTAGATGAACAATTACAACAAATTTACGATGAACCTGGTGATATTTTAATTACGGATCTACATAATTACGGTATGCCATTAATACGCTATATGAATGGCGATCAAGCTTGTTTGTCGAACCGTGTTTGTAGTTGTGGCAACCCTTTGCCAATAATGGAAAATATATCAGGGCGAAAACTGGATATCATTCGTAATGTCGAAGGTGGCGTATTACCTGGTGAATTTTTTCCACACTTAATTAAAGACTTCAAAGGAATTGAACGCTTTCAGGTTAAACAAAAAATGCTTGCTTCAATCGATCTTTACTATCAGGTCAATAAGCATTTCATTGGTGATGAGCTAACACAAATAGAGCAGCAGGTTAAGCTTCTGTTGAGTGACAGTTTTAAGGTTAATTTTCATTTGGTCGAGAGTATCGCCTTATCGAAAAGCGGAAAGCACAGGGTTACCATTTCAGAATTAGAACAATGA
- a CDS encoding polysaccharide deacetylase family protein yields MMSYYQRILQLSVVEKLCWHFKPHGLYVFNYHRIGDENDTAFDPHLFSCTQEHFKEQLEFYKNNFEVINIETLNSLIHSNKKINKRLALITFDDGYLDNYLHAYPLLKAANLPACFFIATDFIDQQKVPWWDEIAWLLKNNELHQEFIKKWQLPNGFQTLDSREQIYLLLKKVKSDTKTTMEEKLIQIRMDLNIDERQVMPKEQLFMDWDMVREVSANGITIGSHTCSHRILSHLEEQEQTFEILQSKQKLETQLNGQPVRSFAYPVGGETSYNKSSTKCLEEFEYQMAFTFLPGINTRLNKNRFTLKRFAISDNCNVETLKSSLCLHFIKETLSASTE; encoded by the coding sequence ATGATGAGTTATTATCAAAGGATTTTACAATTATCTGTGGTAGAAAAACTGTGTTGGCATTTTAAACCACATGGTTTGTACGTTTTTAATTATCACCGAATTGGTGATGAAAATGATACCGCCTTTGATCCTCACCTATTTAGTTGTACACAAGAGCATTTTAAAGAACAGTTAGAATTTTATAAAAACAATTTTGAAGTTATTAATATTGAAACATTAAATTCTTTAATACATAGCAACAAAAAAATTAACAAGCGACTCGCATTAATTACCTTTGATGACGGCTATCTTGATAATTATTTACATGCTTATCCTTTATTAAAAGCAGCCAATCTTCCAGCTTGTTTTTTTATAGCGACTGATTTTATTGACCAACAAAAAGTCCCTTGGTGGGATGAAATTGCCTGGTTATTAAAAAATAATGAATTACATCAAGAGTTTATTAAAAAATGGCAATTACCAAATGGTTTTCAAACATTAGACTCTCGTGAACAGATATATTTGCTTTTGAAAAAAGTAAAAAGTGACACAAAAACAACTATGGAAGAAAAACTTATCCAAATAAGAATGGACTTAAATATTGATGAACGGCAGGTAATGCCTAAAGAACAATTGTTCATGGACTGGGATATGGTGCGAGAGGTTTCAGCAAATGGTATTACTATAGGTTCACATACTTGCTCGCACCGAATACTTTCCCACTTAGAGGAGCAAGAGCAAACATTTGAAATTTTACAATCCAAACAGAAACTTGAGACGCAATTGAACGGCCAGCCAGTGCGTAGTTTTGCTTACCCTGTTGGTGGGGAAACATCCTACAACAAAAGCTCGACTAAGTGCCTTGAAGAATTTGAATATCAAATGGCTTTCACTTTTTTACCTGGGATAAACACGCGACTGAACAAGAATAGATTTACGTTAAAACGATTCGCAATATCAGATAATTGCAATGTTGAAACACTGAAATCTTCCCTTTGTTTACATTTCATCAAGGAAACACTATCTGCCTCTACCGAATAA
- a CDS encoding TIGR03013 family XrtA/PEP-CTERM system glycosyltransferase → MLRLLLLGDIGLFFIAFFLSNVDSFSETLTIEIITSTVLFVFIMQLSFLGLGLYKSKIREKLWGILRRLLIASAISYILLTIFGQLTGNPYLHTDFVLTACFISFISTAIFRLLLFKFNVLGFAKRNILVLGSGQRALVIETRMRREVDRQGYNLIGFVPMGGDINKEIAEEHIVILSTSLVQFVLQNQIHEIVVATDERRGTLPIDELFACKIRGVSVTEILDFIENETGQIAVNLIYPSWVIYSQGFTSSNDLRATFDRLFNSGLAIVLFILTWPFMLLAAFAIKIEDGIDAPILYWQERIGFNGKVFKIVKFRSMTLDAECDGAKWAEENDTRVTKVGRFIRKYRLDELPQIYNILTADMGFVGPRPERPEFVDRLKVNIPYYSARHTVKSGLTGWAQLKYAYGATEEDAMEKLKYDLYYIKHRSFMMDLLILIQTAEVVLFGRGR, encoded by the coding sequence ATGCTAAGGCTACTTTTACTCGGTGATATAGGTTTATTTTTCATTGCATTTTTCCTTTCGAATGTTGACTCATTTTCCGAAACTTTAACAATAGAGATAATTACCAGTACCGTTTTATTTGTTTTTATTATGCAACTTAGCTTTTTAGGATTAGGTCTTTATAAGTCTAAAATTCGGGAAAAGTTATGGGGGATTTTAAGGCGCTTGCTCATAGCTAGCGCAATAAGTTATATATTATTGACTATTTTTGGACAACTTACTGGCAATCCTTATCTGCACACTGACTTTGTCCTAACTGCTTGTTTTATCAGTTTTATCTCTACGGCAATATTTCGTTTATTGCTGTTTAAGTTTAATGTGTTAGGCTTCGCCAAGCGTAATATATTGGTTCTAGGTTCTGGCCAAAGGGCTTTAGTTATTGAAACTCGCATGCGCAGAGAAGTTGATCGACAAGGCTACAATTTGATTGGTTTTGTACCTATGGGGGGGGATATAAATAAAGAAATCGCAGAGGAACATATCGTAATATTGTCCACCAGTCTCGTCCAATTTGTTTTACAGAATCAAATTCATGAAATAGTCGTTGCTACCGATGAACGACGGGGAACTCTTCCAATTGATGAGTTATTCGCCTGTAAAATTCGGGGGGTTTCAGTTACCGAAATCCTTGATTTTATTGAAAATGAAACGGGCCAAATTGCCGTAAATTTAATTTATCCAAGCTGGGTCATTTATTCCCAAGGATTTACTTCCAGTAATGATTTAAGAGCCACCTTTGACAGGTTATTTAATAGCGGTTTGGCCATTGTCTTATTCATTCTCACTTGGCCCTTTATGCTGTTAGCCGCCTTCGCCATTAAAATAGAGGATGGTATTGATGCTCCCATCCTCTATTGGCAAGAAAGAATCGGCTTTAATGGCAAAGTGTTTAAAATCGTTAAATTTCGCTCTATGACTTTAGATGCCGAATGTGATGGTGCAAAATGGGCAGAAGAGAATGATACGAGAGTGACTAAAGTTGGTCGATTTATTCGTAAGTATAGGCTCGATGAATTACCACAAATTTATAATATATTAACCGCCGATATGGGGTTTGTTGGGCCAAGACCAGAGCGGCCCGAATTTGTAGACAGGTTAAAAGTTAATATTCCTTATTACTCTGCAAGACATACCGTTAAATCAGGGCTCACCGGTTGGGCACAGCTTAAATATGCTTATGGCGCAACTGAAGAGGATGCAATGGAAAAGCTCAAATATGACCTTTACTATATTAAACATCGCAGCTTCATGATGGACTTACTAATACTAATTCAAACTGCCGAAGTGGTCTTATTCGGTAGAGGCAGATAG
- a CDS encoding XrtA/PEP-CTERM system exopolysaccharide export protein, translated as MTKVFLLLKSVIAAIFLLNLLASCSSVGRTLPTATVYPAQTDTATAYNYLIGPGDTLNIFVWRNPEVSGSFIVRPDGKITTSLAEDIPASGKTPTQLARIIEERLSIYLREPIVSITIEDFVGPYSEQIRVIGEATEPSAVSYGKNMTLLDVMIAVGGLTDFADGNDAVLVRIENGKQKQYQLFIEDLIKYGDIKANVDLLPGDIIVIPEAWF; from the coding sequence ATGACGAAAGTTTTTTTGCTCTTAAAGTCTGTGATAGCGGCTATTTTTTTGCTAAATTTATTAGCAAGTTGTAGTAGCGTGGGCAGGACATTGCCGACTGCAACTGTCTATCCTGCACAAACTGATACCGCCACGGCTTATAATTATTTAATTGGCCCCGGTGATACCCTCAATATCTTTGTTTGGCGAAACCCCGAGGTATCGGGAAGTTTTATCGTACGGCCAGATGGAAAAATTACGACATCACTAGCGGAAGATATACCAGCCTCGGGAAAAACCCCGACCCAATTGGCCAGAATCATTGAAGAAAGATTATCTATTTACTTAAGAGAACCAATAGTTTCCATCACCATTGAAGATTTTGTCGGCCCGTACAGTGAGCAAATCAGAGTAATTGGCGAAGCCACAGAACCTAGTGCGGTGAGTTATGGTAAAAATATGACTTTACTTGATGTCATGATTGCCGTTGGAGGGCTAACTGACTTTGCCGATGGTAATGATGCTGTTTTAGTAAGGATTGAAAATGGTAAACAAAAGCAATATCAATTATTTATCGAAGATTTAATTAAATACGGTGATATTAAGGCAAATGTTGATCTACTTCCGGGCGATATTATCGTGATACCAGAAGCATGGTTTTAA
- a CDS encoding XrtA system polysaccharide chain length determinant, with translation MQYQLEQLKEILLGVWNKKHYVIISTWLICPIGWFVVASLPSQYEASARVYVDTQSLLRPLMKGVMVETDPDLQIQLMIKTLLSRSNLERIVKMTEMDSMVKNSDEFESLIEDLKDDIVIYSSGQENIYTLSIKEKTPQLAQSIIEAALAVFIDNTLSETRSDTESAQFFLQQQIEDYEQRLAEAESRLAEFKQKYIGIMPGNSKSFYSSLEKIKLLLKETNLEVLETQTRLSSAQEQLSKEFGEQDKISDNVMEDGAIITTYDESILSLQANLDNLLIGYTEQHPDVREVRRRLIELKAQRRKEIENYYTNNNGESNSLNATRKNPVYQAMKIDINKLENEIASLRVRALDYQREVDELNSKIHILPKIEVELVALNRDYEINKTKYEELLSRKATAALAKEADATAERIQFRIIDPPRAPLKPVGPYRMALFFAVLIAGFSAGPSLVILMLQINPLVMSAPQLSRMVGLPTFGIITASEKLQLASNLKQKNRIFHISNLLILLMLMAFISYFWAANILQPQQLRNF, from the coding sequence ATGCAATATCAACTAGAACAATTAAAGGAAATCTTACTTGGTGTTTGGAATAAAAAACATTATGTGATTATTTCTACTTGGTTAATTTGCCCGATTGGCTGGTTTGTGGTTGCCTCTTTACCGAGCCAATACGAAGCCTCCGCTCGTGTTTATGTTGACACTCAATCATTGCTTAGGCCATTAATGAAGGGGGTAATGGTTGAAACTGATCCCGATCTTCAGATCCAACTAATGATTAAAACCTTATTGAGTCGTTCGAATTTAGAGCGTATTGTTAAGATGACAGAAATGGATTCAATGGTGAAAAATAGTGATGAATTTGAATCTCTTATAGAGGATCTTAAAGATGATATTGTCATATACAGTTCCGGCCAAGAAAATATTTATACACTTTCTATTAAGGAAAAAACTCCGCAATTAGCGCAGAGTATTATCGAAGCCGCGTTAGCTGTTTTTATCGACAACACATTAAGTGAAACTCGCAGTGATACTGAGAGTGCGCAATTTTTTTTACAGCAACAAATTGAAGATTACGAGCAACGTCTCGCTGAAGCCGAAAGTCGTTTAGCCGAATTTAAACAAAAATATATCGGCATAATGCCCGGTAATTCCAAAAGTTTTTATTCATCACTTGAAAAAATCAAGCTTCTCCTTAAAGAGACCAATTTAGAGGTACTTGAAACTCAAACTCGATTGTCATCGGCGCAAGAGCAACTAAGTAAAGAATTTGGTGAGCAAGATAAAATTTCAGATAATGTGATGGAAGATGGCGCAATTATCACAACATACGACGAAAGTATTTTATCGTTGCAAGCCAATCTCGACAATCTTTTAATTGGTTATACTGAGCAGCACCCAGATGTAAGAGAAGTTAGACGTCGGTTAATTGAATTGAAAGCGCAGAGAAGAAAAGAAATTGAAAATTATTACACAAATAACAATGGCGAATCGAACAGTTTAAATGCAACTAGAAAAAATCCAGTATATCAAGCGATGAAAATTGATATAAACAAATTGGAAAATGAAATTGCCTCTTTACGAGTAAGGGCCCTAGATTATCAAAGAGAAGTTGATGAATTAAATTCCAAAATACATATATTGCCTAAAATTGAGGTCGAACTTGTTGCTTTGAACCGGGACTATGAAATCAACAAAACAAAATATGAAGAATTGCTATCAAGAAAAGCAACTGCTGCTCTGGCAAAAGAAGCCGATGCGACAGCGGAAAGAATTCAATTTAGAATAATAGATCCCCCGAGGGCACCGTTGAAACCCGTAGGTCCATATCGAATGGCTCTGTTTTTCGCCGTGTTAATTGCCGGTTTTAGTGCTGGCCCTAGTTTAGTGATTTTAATGTTGCAAATCAATCCTTTAGTTATGTCAGCACCGCAACTTAGCCGAATGGTAGGGCTACCGACATTTGGCATAATTACGGCGTCTGAAAAATTGCAACTGGCTAGTAACCTAAAACAGAAAAACCGTATATTTCATATTTCAAATTTACTCATACTACTTATGTTGATGGCTTTCATTAGCTACTTTTGGGCAGCAAATATTCTCCAACCGCAACAGTTAAGGAACTTTTAA
- a CDS encoding XrtA-associated tyrosine autokinase, with amino-acid sequence MSTIERALAKKKASRIHEVELESALEKNIEQKNEAEQPEIANPQINTPISSLEQTNCLEINLAKLAYNDYIVPETMADNRALQEQFRQIKRKLLNNAFGVVSRTLDNPNLIMVTSAKADEGKTYIAINLALSIALEQDKKVLLIDADVLKPSVIYEFGRSGKSGLIEYLLGEKEQVSDIIYHTNIDNLKFIPAGTPNYLSNELLASERMATLAKELSTRYPDRVVIFDSPPLLGVTETSVLARLMGQVLIVAEENKTSVNQVNQACLLLPDELAKGLVINKAINSQKELYGYYGYGYGNKPEN; translated from the coding sequence ATGTCGACAATTGAGCGGGCTCTGGCCAAGAAGAAAGCGTCTAGAATACATGAAGTAGAGCTAGAATCGGCGCTCGAGAAAAACATTGAACAAAAAAATGAAGCTGAACAACCCGAAATTGCAAATCCGCAAATAAATACTCCAATCAGTAGCTTAGAGCAAACAAATTGTTTAGAAATAAATTTAGCGAAACTGGCCTATAATGACTATATTGTGCCAGAGACAATGGCAGACAATCGAGCTCTTCAAGAGCAGTTTAGACAAATAAAACGTAAGCTTCTTAATAATGCTTTTGGCGTAGTATCGAGAACATTGGATAATCCGAATTTAATCATGGTTACCAGTGCTAAAGCTGACGAAGGAAAAACCTATATTGCGATCAATTTAGCCTTAAGTATTGCCTTGGAACAAGATAAAAAAGTGTTATTAATTGATGCCGATGTATTAAAGCCTAGTGTTATTTATGAATTTGGCCGTAGCGGTAAATCGGGACTAATCGAATACTTGCTTGGCGAAAAGGAACAGGTTTCAGATATTATTTACCATACCAATATCGATAACTTAAAATTCATTCCTGCCGGCACGCCAAACTATCTGTCCAATGAATTATTGGCCAGTGAGCGTATGGCTACTTTAGCCAAAGAACTATCAACCAGGTATCCCGACCGGGTAGTTATATTCGATTCACCACCGCTGTTAGGGGTAACAGAAACCTCCGTATTAGCACGCCTAATGGGACAGGTGCTTATTGTGGCCGAAGAAAATAAAACGTCGGTAAATCAGGTAAATCAAGCGTGCTTGTTACTACCTGATGAACTAGCCAAAGGGCTAGTCATAAATAAGGCAATTAATTCACAAAAGGAATTGTATGGCTATTACGGATACGGTTATGGTAACAAACCGGAGAATTAA